In a single window of the Tellurirhabdus bombi genome:
- the metH gene encoding methionine synthase, with protein MEKIKDLLERRILILDGAMGTMIQRYKLEEEDYRGERFQNWPHDVKGNNDLLSITQPHIIQEIHRQYLAAGSDILETNTFSSTSIAMADYHMEDLAYELNYESARIAKETTVEFTRQNPAKPRFVAGAMGPTNRTASLSPDVNNPGYRAITFDQLVDSYYEQVRGLVEGGSDLLLVETIFDTLNAKAALFAIDKYFVDTRREPLPIMVSGTITDASGRTLSGQTTEAFLYSVSHLPLLSVGLNCALGAELMRPYVQTLAKESPFFTSAYPNAGLPNEFGEYDETPESMAAQIEDFIKEGFVNIVGGCCGSTPDHIQAIAQVAANYQPRPKPQPEPYQKLSGLEPLKITETTNFVNIGERTNVTGSKAFARLIKSGDYDAALSVARQQVENGAQVIDINMDEGMLDSVEAMTTFLNLIAAEPDIARVPIMIDSSKWEVIEAGLKCVQGKAIVNSISLKEGEEAFIQRAKLVNRYGAAVVVMAFDEQGQADNYERRIEICERAYRIMVDQVGFAPQDIIFDPNILTVATGIEEHNNYAVDFINATRWIKENLPLAKVSGGVSNISFSFRGNEVVREAMHSAFLYHAIKAGLDMGIVNAGQLGVYDEIPKDLLERCEDVLLNRRQDATERLVEFAETVKAKGKEIVQDESWRLEPVGLRLKHALVKGITDYIDQDVEEARQQFDRPLQVIEGPLMDGMNVVGDLFGEGKMFLPQVVKSARVMKKAVAYLLPYIEAEKSEGARAVGKILMATVKGDVHDIGKNIVGVVLGCNNYEIIDLGVMVPTQKILEEAKKHNVDIIGLSGLITPSLDEMVGVAKEMERQGFKVPLLIGGATTSRIHTAVKIDPHYSGPVIHVLDASRSVPVAGRLTSEASETRDLIFQEIKAEYVKLRADHAKRQKDKTTLTIEKARANRVAINWADFEPTKPTFLGNRYFDDYSLADIAKYIDWTPFFQTWQLHGKYPKIFEDAVVGNEAKKLFDDAQQLLQEIIDKKLLKAKAVVGFFPANSTEDDVLLHDFEEVVRQIPCERHGSHTHLEYKLSRQQANVNGQGKLDLGQAGELVYDTKAVLHFIRQQNQKAPGLPNFCLSDFIAPLESGREDYIGGFAVTAGIGIETLLEQYERDHDDYNSIMVKALADRLAEAFAELMHERVRKEFWPYATNEQLSNEQLIKEDYQGIRPAPGYPACPDHTEKATLFDLLDAGKIDIKLTESFAMYPASSVSGFYFSHPESKYFATGKINKDQVHDYAQRKNMSVEDVERWLAPVLSYDA; from the coding sequence TTGGAAAAGATAAAAGACCTTCTGGAGCGTCGGATTCTCATTCTCGACGGAGCAATGGGGACAATGATTCAACGCTATAAACTCGAAGAAGAGGATTACCGGGGGGAACGTTTTCAGAACTGGCCGCATGACGTGAAGGGAAACAACGACTTGCTGTCCATTACCCAACCGCATATTATTCAGGAGATTCATCGGCAATACTTAGCAGCGGGATCGGATATTCTGGAAACCAACACCTTCAGCAGTACATCCATCGCGATGGCCGACTACCACATGGAGGATTTGGCGTATGAGTTGAATTACGAATCGGCGCGGATTGCTAAAGAAACGACCGTGGAGTTCACGCGGCAAAATCCCGCCAAGCCCCGCTTCGTAGCCGGGGCTATGGGACCCACCAACCGCACGGCTTCGCTTTCGCCGGATGTGAACAATCCAGGTTACCGCGCCATCACGTTTGATCAACTGGTGGATTCGTACTACGAGCAGGTGCGGGGACTGGTCGAAGGCGGTTCGGACCTGTTGCTGGTCGAAACGATTTTCGATACGCTCAACGCCAAAGCCGCGCTGTTTGCCATTGACAAATATTTTGTAGACACCAGGCGGGAACCATTGCCTATCATGGTTTCCGGGACGATTACCGATGCGTCGGGTCGGACTTTGTCGGGACAGACGACGGAGGCCTTTTTGTATTCCGTTTCTCATTTGCCGCTCCTGAGTGTGGGGCTAAACTGTGCGCTGGGGGCCGAGCTGATGCGCCCCTACGTGCAGACGCTGGCCAAAGAGTCGCCGTTCTTTACATCGGCCTATCCCAACGCGGGTTTGCCGAATGAGTTTGGCGAGTACGACGAAACGCCGGAGAGCATGGCCGCTCAGATTGAGGACTTTATCAAAGAAGGCTTTGTCAATATTGTCGGGGGATGCTGCGGATCGACGCCGGATCACATCCAGGCCATCGCCCAGGTAGCGGCCAACTACCAGCCCCGCCCTAAGCCACAGCCGGAACCTTACCAGAAACTGTCGGGTCTGGAACCTCTGAAAATTACAGAAACCACCAATTTCGTCAACATCGGGGAGCGGACCAACGTAACCGGTTCGAAAGCCTTTGCCCGACTGATTAAATCCGGTGATTACGATGCTGCTTTGTCGGTCGCCCGGCAACAGGTGGAGAACGGGGCGCAGGTCATCGATATTAACATGGACGAAGGAATGCTGGATTCGGTGGAAGCCATGACCACCTTCCTGAACCTGATTGCGGCTGAACCGGATATTGCCCGGGTGCCCATCATGATCGACTCTTCGAAGTGGGAGGTGATCGAGGCCGGTTTGAAATGCGTCCAGGGCAAAGCCATCGTCAACTCTATTTCGCTCAAAGAAGGCGAAGAAGCGTTTATTCAACGGGCTAAGCTGGTTAATCGATACGGGGCGGCGGTTGTAGTAATGGCTTTTGACGAACAAGGTCAGGCCGATAACTACGAGCGTCGGATTGAAATTTGTGAGCGGGCTTACCGAATTATGGTCGATCAGGTTGGCTTTGCCCCTCAGGACATTATTTTCGACCCGAACATCCTGACGGTTGCGACGGGGATCGAAGAACATAACAATTACGCGGTTGATTTTATCAACGCTACGCGCTGGATCAAGGAAAACCTGCCGTTAGCGAAAGTGTCGGGTGGGGTGTCTAATATCTCGTTCTCGTTCCGGGGCAATGAGGTGGTCCGCGAAGCCATGCACTCGGCTTTTCTCTACCACGCCATCAAAGCGGGTTTGGACATGGGCATCGTCAACGCCGGACAATTGGGCGTGTACGACGAAATTCCGAAAGATCTACTCGAACGCTGCGAAGACGTGCTGCTAAATCGTCGCCAGGATGCGACGGAGCGACTGGTTGAGTTTGCCGAAACCGTGAAGGCGAAAGGCAAAGAAATCGTTCAGGATGAAAGCTGGCGGCTGGAACCGGTCGGTTTACGGTTGAAACACGCCCTGGTGAAAGGCATTACCGACTACATCGACCAGGATGTAGAGGAGGCACGTCAGCAATTCGACCGTCCTTTGCAGGTCATTGAAGGCCCGTTGATGGATGGCATGAACGTCGTTGGCGATCTGTTTGGCGAAGGAAAAATGTTTCTGCCGCAGGTCGTGAAATCGGCGCGGGTGATGAAAAAAGCGGTGGCTTACTTGCTTCCCTACATCGAAGCGGAGAAATCGGAGGGGGCCAGAGCCGTTGGGAAAATCCTGATGGCCACCGTGAAAGGCGATGTGCATGATATTGGAAAAAACATTGTGGGCGTTGTCCTGGGCTGTAACAACTACGAAATCATCGATTTAGGGGTGATGGTGCCGACCCAGAAAATCCTGGAAGAGGCCAAGAAACACAATGTCGATATCATCGGCTTGAGTGGCTTGATTACGCCGTCACTGGATGAAATGGTCGGCGTAGCCAAAGAAATGGAGCGGCAGGGCTTCAAGGTGCCGTTGCTGATTGGCGGGGCAACAACGTCCCGGATTCATACCGCCGTAAAAATTGATCCGCATTATTCGGGACCGGTCATTCACGTGCTGGATGCCAGCCGAAGCGTGCCGGTTGCCGGGCGTTTGACGAGTGAAGCCTCTGAAACGCGCGATCTGATTTTCCAGGAAATTAAAGCCGAGTACGTCAAACTACGCGCCGATCATGCCAAGCGGCAAAAAGATAAAACAACGCTGACGATTGAAAAAGCGCGCGCCAACCGCGTAGCGATCAACTGGGCAGATTTTGAACCAACCAAACCCACTTTCCTGGGTAATCGGTACTTTGACGATTATTCGCTGGCCGACATTGCCAAATACATTGACTGGACTCCGTTTTTCCAGACCTGGCAGCTGCACGGAAAATACCCGAAGATTTTCGAGGATGCCGTGGTAGGAAACGAAGCGAAGAAGCTGTTCGACGATGCGCAGCAGCTTTTGCAGGAAATCATCGATAAAAAGCTCCTGAAAGCCAAGGCAGTGGTTGGGTTCTTTCCCGCTAACTCAACGGAGGACGACGTTTTATTGCATGATTTTGAGGAAGTTGTTAGGCAGATTCCTTGTGAGCGGCACGGGTCGCATACGCATCTGGAATATAAACTGAGCCGCCAGCAAGCGAACGTCAACGGGCAGGGGAAGCTGGATTTAGGGCAGGCCGGGGAGTTAGTATACGACACCAAAGCCGTTTTACACTTTATCCGTCAGCAAAACCAGAAAGCACCGGGGTTGCCTAACTTCTGCCTGTCCGATTTTATTGCGCCTTTGGAAAGTGGGCGGGAAGACTACATCGGTGGCTTTGCCGTTACGGCTGGTATTGGCATCGAAACCTTACTGGAGCAGTATGAGCGTGACCACGACGATTACAACAGCATCATGGTGAAGGCCCTGGCCGACCGGCTGGCCGAAGCTTTTGCGGAGCTGATGCATGAGCGGGTTCGGAAGGAATTTTGGCCCTATGCAACCAATGAGCAACTCTCCAACGAACAGCTGATTAAAGAAGATTACCAAGGAATCCGTCCCGCTCCCGGCTATCCGGCCTGCCCGGATCATACGGAAAAAGCGACGCTTTTTGATTTGCTGGACGCGGGTAAAATCGACATCAAGCTAACCGAAAGTTTTGCCATGTATCCGGCTTCGTCGGTGAGTGGGTTTTACTTTTCGCACCCTGAATCGAAGTATTTTGCTACCGGCAAGATCAATAAAGACCAGGTACATGACTATGCGCAACGGAAAAACATGAGCGTGGAGGATGTGGAACGCTGGTTGGCTCCCGTTTTAAGTTACGACGCCTGA
- a CDS encoding HesB/IscA family protein: protein MVSVTDKAKDKIIELRQKDGLTENYAIRVAVQGGGCSGLMYDLQFDTAQQATDHIIEDKGIKIYVDRKSLLYLAGTELDFSDGLNGKGFQFRNPNASRTCGCGESFAV from the coding sequence ATGGTTTCTGTTACTGACAAAGCGAAAGATAAAATTATTGAACTCCGCCAGAAAGATGGCCTGACGGAAAATTACGCCATTCGCGTAGCCGTTCAGGGCGGAGGCTGCTCTGGCCTGATGTATGATCTTCAGTTCGATACGGCGCAGCAAGCCACCGATCATATTATTGAAGACAAAGGAATTAAAATTTATGTCGACCGCAAGAGCCTGCTGTATCTAGCTGGTACTGAGCTAGATTTCTCCGATGGCTTGAATGGCAAAGGCTTCCAGTTCAGGAATCCAAATGCGTCTCGCACGTGCGGCTGCGGCGAAAGTTTTGCCGTCTAG
- the metF gene encoding methylenetetrahydrofolate reductase [NAD(P)H] encodes MTKITEHIRRAAGKTIFSLEVIPPIKGDNLKNLLDNIEPLMEFKPPFIDVTYHREEYIERPEPDGTIKKIVTRKRPGTVGICSAIMHRFGVDPVPHVLCGGFTKGETEDFLIDLQYLGIDNVLVLRGDPAKPYKDFKPKENGHSYASELVAQVCDMNRGIYLHEGETALSPTDFCIGVAAYPEKHFEAIDSETDMRYLKQKIDNGAEYIVTQMFFDNAKYFAFVDQCRAAGITVPIIPGLKPLSTRRQLDVLPSIFYLHMPEDLVGAVKACENDQQARQVGIEWCVQQCRELMAKGAPVLHFYTMGKSDNITKIAREVF; translated from the coding sequence ATGACCAAGATTACTGAACATATTCGCAGAGCGGCTGGTAAAACCATCTTTAGCCTGGAAGTAATTCCGCCTATCAAAGGCGACAATTTGAAAAATCTGCTGGATAATATTGAGCCGTTGATGGAGTTTAAGCCTCCGTTCATCGATGTAACCTACCACCGGGAGGAATACATTGAACGGCCAGAACCAGACGGGACGATCAAAAAAATTGTTACCCGGAAACGCCCCGGCACCGTTGGCATCTGCTCGGCCATCATGCATCGCTTCGGGGTTGATCCCGTGCCGCACGTACTTTGCGGGGGCTTTACAAAAGGTGAAACGGAAGATTTTCTGATTGATTTACAATACCTTGGAATCGATAATGTGCTGGTGCTGCGGGGCGATCCGGCAAAGCCTTACAAGGATTTTAAGCCCAAGGAAAACGGCCATAGCTACGCCAGTGAGTTGGTTGCGCAGGTATGCGACATGAATCGCGGTATTTACCTGCACGAAGGGGAAACGGCGCTGAGCCCGACGGATTTTTGCATCGGGGTAGCGGCCTATCCCGAGAAGCACTTCGAGGCCATCGACTCGGAGACGGATATGCGCTACCTAAAGCAAAAGATCGATAACGGAGCTGAATACATTGTCACGCAAATGTTTTTTGACAATGCGAAATATTTTGCCTTTGTCGATCAATGCCGTGCTGCGGGCATTACCGTTCCCATTATTCCGGGGCTGAAGCCGCTCAGTACGCGCAGGCAACTGGATGTATTGCCGAGTATTTTTTACCTCCACATGCCCGAAGATTTGGTTGGGGCCGTGAAAGCCTGCGAAAATGACCAGCAGGCGCGTCAGGTAGGCATTGAATGGTGCGTTCAGCAGTGCCGTGAGTTGATGGCTAAGGGTGCGCCCGTGCTGCATTTTTATACAATGGGCAAATCAGACAACATCACGAAAATTGCCCGTGAAGTATTTTAA
- a CDS encoding SGNH/GDSL hydrolase family protein gives MLAVLLFFPERLKISFSYPFHGLFDNAYIRFAKGVVLFLFLYDLLRIFYYNIVKNPKAPKWLINVATLFVPLLVLLVFLEMVFMTISQSHEGNSTLASKIWFERYWSPVNEKGYRDEDHADSLGKTKVMVIGDSFAAGHGIKNVEDRFSNVLAQKLGDKYEVYNLGVSGSDTRDEYERFEKYGVKPDWMVLQYFPNDIEKAARDGGVVPQGFEPYSDVPGPTRPLFARSYLLNYIYWQLPHGNFAPYQDYAKRVYTDTTILNSHIRDLSRFVDYSKKNNVRLFVVIFPFSHNFEKTKMYTQPVETYFAQQQVPILEVSSVTKDLDPKDRIVGRNDAHASPLVNQRVGDALYKMLSANATAKADTMR, from the coding sequence ATGCTGGCAGTTTTGCTGTTTTTTCCCGAGCGACTCAAAATTTCATTTTCCTATCCATTTCATGGCCTGTTCGACAACGCCTACATCCGCTTCGCCAAAGGTGTTGTTTTATTTCTCTTCCTCTACGATTTACTGAGAATTTTTTACTACAACATTGTCAAGAATCCCAAAGCACCGAAATGGCTGATTAACGTGGCCACGCTGTTTGTGCCGCTGCTGGTGTTGCTGGTTTTTCTGGAGATGGTATTTATGACCATTTCGCAGAGCCACGAGGGAAACAGCACGCTGGCCTCAAAAATCTGGTTTGAACGCTATTGGAGCCCGGTTAATGAAAAAGGATACCGGGATGAAGACCATGCCGATTCGCTGGGAAAAACAAAAGTAATGGTCATTGGGGACTCCTTTGCGGCGGGCCACGGAATCAAGAATGTAGAGGATCGCTTTTCCAATGTCCTGGCCCAAAAGCTGGGGGATAAGTACGAAGTCTATAATTTAGGGGTTTCGGGATCAGATACGCGGGATGAATACGAACGCTTTGAAAAATACGGCGTTAAGCCCGATTGGATGGTGTTGCAGTACTTTCCGAATGATATTGAGAAAGCCGCCCGGGACGGAGGCGTTGTCCCCCAGGGCTTTGAGCCTTACTCCGATGTTCCTGGCCCGACCCGGCCTTTATTTGCCCGCTCTTATCTCCTGAACTACATTTACTGGCAACTGCCGCACGGAAACTTCGCGCCTTATCAGGATTACGCCAAACGTGTTTACACCGACACAACGATTCTGAACAGCCACATCCGCGATCTGAGTCGTTTTGTGGATTATAGCAAGAAAAATAACGTTCGTCTGTTCGTGGTTATCTTTCCGTTCTCGCACAATTTCGAGAAAACCAAAATGTATACCCAGCCTGTAGAAACCTATTTTGCGCAGCAGCAGGTACCCATTCTGGAAGTGAGCAGTGTTACCAAAGACCTGGATCCTAAAGATCGGATTGTGGGCCGTAACGACGCGCACGCCAGCCCCCTTGTCAACCAGCGGGTAGGCGACGCACTTTATAAAATGCTTTCGGCCAATGCGACCGCTAAAGCAGATACAATGCGCTAG
- a CDS encoding acyl-CoA thioesterase: MKAKSVFHSRTTLTELMIPSYANFGGKIHGGILLSLMDKVAFACASKHSGAYCVTVSVEGVEFKQPVEVGELVSLLASVNHVGRSSMVIGIKVIAENVKKGTVKHTNTSYFTMVAKDDDDRPTEVPPLLLENKDDIRRFLEAIKRKELKANNRISFDNEKTRLFMENGGLDLLKGERCVLA, translated from the coding sequence ATGAAAGCCAAATCCGTTTTCCACTCCCGCACGACGCTTACCGAATTGATGATTCCTTCCTACGCCAACTTTGGCGGGAAGATTCACGGGGGTATTTTGCTGTCATTGATGGATAAAGTTGCCTTTGCCTGTGCATCGAAGCACTCGGGTGCTTACTGCGTGACGGTTTCTGTCGAAGGGGTGGAATTTAAGCAGCCAGTCGAAGTGGGCGAACTTGTTTCGCTGTTGGCTTCGGTCAATCACGTGGGGCGCAGCTCGATGGTGATCGGCATCAAGGTGATTGCCGAAAATGTCAAAAAAGGCACGGTTAAGCATACCAATACCTCTTATTTTACGATGGTCGCCAAAGACGATGACGACCGCCCTACCGAAGTACCACCCCTCCTGCTTGAGAATAAAGACGACATCCGGCGCTTTCTGGAAGCCATCAAACGGAAAGAGCTGAAAGCCAATAACCGAATAAGTTTCGATAATGAAAAAACCCGCCTGTTTATGGAAAACGGCGGGCTGGATTTGCTCAAAGGCGAACGCTGCGTACTGGCTTAA
- a CDS encoding nuclear transport factor 2 family protein: MKYLLFFGLLITTSLGYAQSTSADEKAVLDVEKARFAAQVSKDLTYLDKVLASDLVYIHSSGKTDTKQAFIQSIKDGSMQYNSIDSKELKARIYGKTAILNGVCEIKAFTNGQPLNTSFRYTDVYVKNGNQWQLVTWQSLRLPN; encoded by the coding sequence ATGAAGTATTTACTCTTTTTTGGCTTACTAATCACTACTTCACTGGGGTATGCCCAATCGACCAGCGCGGACGAAAAAGCTGTACTGGACGTTGAAAAAGCCCGCTTTGCAGCGCAGGTGAGCAAAGACCTGACGTATCTGGACAAAGTACTGGCCAGCGATTTGGTTTACATCCATTCCAGTGGAAAAACGGATACGAAACAGGCCTTTATTCAATCGATCAAGGATGGTAGTATGCAGTATAATTCGATCGATTCGAAAGAGCTTAAGGCGCGGATATACGGCAAAACGGCCATTCTCAATGGCGTTTGCGAGATAAAAGCCTTCACGAATGGCCAGCCGCTTAACACGAGTTTTCGCTACACGGATGTTTACGTGAAAAACGGCAATCAGTGGCAATTAGTAACCTGGCAGTCGTTGCGTCTACCCAATTAA
- the mce gene encoding methylmalonyl-CoA epimerase — protein sequence MLTNVEHIGIAVKNIASSNELFARLLGAEPYKSEAVESEGVATSFFRVKDTKIELLEATREDSPIAKFIEKRGEGVHHIAFEVDDLRVEIERLSLLGFTFLSETPKKGADNKMVVFLHPKSTNGVLVELCQEIK from the coding sequence ATGCTGACCAACGTAGAACATATTGGCATAGCCGTTAAAAACATAGCGTCTTCTAACGAATTATTTGCCAGGCTTTTGGGCGCGGAGCCTTACAAGTCGGAAGCCGTCGAATCGGAAGGGGTGGCTACGTCGTTTTTCAGGGTGAAGGACACAAAAATCGAACTGCTCGAAGCGACTCGGGAGGATAGCCCGATTGCCAAATTCATCGAAAAACGCGGGGAAGGTGTTCATCACATTGCGTTTGAAGTGGATGATCTGCGCGTTGAAATTGAACGGCTGAGCTTACTGGGCTTTACGTTTCTGAGCGAGACACCGAAAAAAGGAGCGGACAACAAAATGGTCGTTTTTCTGCATCCGAAAAGCACAAATGGCGTATTAGTTGAGTTATGTCAAGAGATAAAGTAA
- a CDS encoding response regulator transcription factor encodes MKTSIAIVDDHRLFAYSLSDLVQKFDNYEVTIVAEHGRDLLKYLNRGDRPQLVLLDVHMPEMDGFTTAAYLKQNFPDIKVIALSMMDQEDHVVRMVQSGARGYLLKICRPAELRQALDDVCTKGYHYSASLTERLVKVLDPAKNDAPTAYFKFSGREHEFLKMACSDLTYAQIADKMCVSPRTVDGYRESLFEKMNVKSRVGMAIAAIRWGFFKLQK; translated from the coding sequence GTGAAAACCTCTATCGCGATTGTTGATGATCATCGGCTATTTGCCTACAGTTTGTCGGATCTGGTGCAAAAATTCGATAATTACGAAGTCACTATTGTAGCTGAACACGGGCGGGACCTGCTAAAATACCTGAATCGGGGCGACCGGCCTCAGCTCGTGTTGCTTGATGTCCATATGCCCGAGATGGACGGCTTCACAACCGCAGCTTATCTAAAGCAGAATTTCCCCGATATCAAGGTCATTGCTTTATCCATGATGGATCAGGAAGATCACGTCGTTCGCATGGTTCAGAGCGGCGCGCGGGGCTATTTGTTAAAAATCTGTCGTCCGGCGGAACTACGGCAGGCGCTGGATGACGTGTGTACCAAAGGCTATCATTACTCGGCTTCGTTAACCGAACGATTGGTGAAAGTTCTGGATCCTGCAAAAAATGATGCGCCGACGGCCTATTTCAAATTCAGCGGTCGGGAGCATGAATTTCTGAAAATGGCGTGCAGCGATTTGACTTACGCCCAGATTGCAGATAAAATGTGCGTCAGCCCCCGCACGGTGGACGGCTACCGGGAATCGCTTTTTGAAAAAATGAACGTAAAAAGTCGGGTAGGGATGGCGATTGCCGCGATTCGCTGGGGCTTTTTTAAGTTGCAAAAGTAA